One window of Nymphaea colorata isolate Beijing-Zhang1983 chromosome 11, ASM883128v2, whole genome shotgun sequence genomic DNA carries:
- the LOC116264026 gene encoding iron-sulfur cluster assembly protein 1-like has protein sequence MLGFGARRALGLVGGRGGSSSFRWAVGVRSYHERVVDHYNNPRNVGSFDKSDPAVGTGLVGAPACGDVMKLQIRVDEQSGRIVDACFKTFGCGSAIASSSLATEWVKGKQMEEALAIKNTEIAKHLSLPPVKLHCSMLAEDAIKAAVKDYEAKRAKLGQGAEEQQMEKAANV, from the exons ATGTTGGGCTTCGGAGCGCGGAGGGCTCTAGGGCTAGTCGGCGGCCGAGGGGGTTCTTCCTCCTTCCGGTGGGCCGTCGGGGTGAGGTCGTACCACGAGAGGGTGGTCGACCACTACAACAACCCGCGGAACGTTGGCTCGTTCGACAAGAGCGACCCGGCAGTCGGCACCGGCCTCGTGGGCGCCCCCGCCTGCGGCGATGTCATGAAGCTTCAGATCAGGGTCGATGAGCAGTCCGGCAGGATTGTTGATGCCTGCTTCAAGACGTTTGGGTGCGGCTCTGCCATCGCCTCGTCCTCGCTCG CTACTGAATGGGTAAAAGGCAAACAAATGGAGGAAGCTTTGGCGATCAAGAATAC CGAAATCGCAAAGCATTTGTCTCTTCCACCTGTGAAGCTACATTGCAGTATGCTTGCAGAAGATGCAATAAAAGCAGCCGTCAAAGACTACGAGGCAAAACGGGCGAAATTGGGACAGGGGGCAGAGGAGCAACAGATGGAGAAAGCTGCTAACGTGTAG
- the LOC116264444 gene encoding galactinol synthase 1-like translates to MAPGVPLDVFGAAAKVATLNAGYSKRAYVTFLAGNGDYVKGVVGLAKGLRKVKSAYPLVVAVLPDVPDDHRKLLVSQGCIVREIEPIYPPENQVQFAMAYYVINYSKLRIWEFEEYSKMVYLDADIQVFENIDHLFDLPDGFFYAVMDCFCEKTWSHSPQYSIGYCQQCPDRVKWPAEMGAPPALYFNAGMFVFEPSRLTFDNLLQTLQVTPPTPFAEQDFLNMFFQHVYKPIPLDYNLVLAMLWRHPENVVLEKVKVVHYCAAGSKPWRYTGKEANMDREDIKMLVNKWWDIYNDESLDFKSGVPVPEIESLPRPSALMADMPEPAFNFIPAPSAA, encoded by the exons ATGGCTCCAGGAGTTCCCCTCGACGTCTTTGGCGCCGCCGCTAAGGTCGCCACGCTCAACGCTGGCTACTCGAAGCGAGCGTACGTGACGTTCCTCGCCGGCAACGGTGATTACGTGAAGGGGGTCGTCGGGCTGGCGAAGGGGTTGCGCAAGGTGAAGAGCGCGTACCCATTGGTGGTAGCCGTATTGCCCGACGTGCCGGACGACCACCGGAAGCTTCTCGTGTCGCAGGGCTGTATTGTTCGGGAGATCGAGCCCATCTACCCCCCGGAAAACCAGGTCCAGTTCGCCATGGCTTACTACGTGATCAACTACTCCAAGCTCCGTATTTGGGAG TTTGAGGAGTACAGCAAGATGGTGTACCTGGACGCGGACATACAAGTGTTCGAGAACATAGACCACCTGTTTGATCTGCCGGACGGGTTCTTCTATGCGGTGATGGACTGCTTCTGCGAGAAGACGTGGAGCCACTCGCCCCAGTACTCCATCGGCTACTGCCAGCAGTGCCCTGACCGGGTGAAGTGGCCGGCCGAGATGGGCGCACCGCCGGCTCTCTACTTCAACGCCGGCATGTTTGTCTTTGAGCCTAGCAGGCTCACCTTCGACAACCTCCTCCAGACCCTCCAAGTCACCCCGCCCACCCCCTTTGCCGAGCAG GATTTCTTGAACATGTTCTTCCAACACGTATACAAGCCTATTCCTCTTGATTACAATTTGGTTCTAGCCATGCTTTGGCGCCATCCGGAGAATGTCGTCCTTGAGAAAGTCAAGGTGGTTCATTATTGTGCTGCT GGATCAAAGCCTTGGAGGTATACGGGCAAAGAAGCCAATATGGACAGGGAAGACATCAAGATGCTAGTGAATAAATGGTGGGATATCTACAACGATGAATCTCTAGACTTCAAGAGCGGGGTTCCAGTTCCAGAGATAGAGAGCTTGCCGAGGCCTTCTGCTCTCATGGCCGACATGCCAGAGCCTGCTTTCAACTTCATCCCTGCACCTTCAGCTGCTTGA
- the LOC116265009 gene encoding type 2 DNA topoisomerase 6 subunit B-like isoform X1, translating into MASSSTQTLYRFLINSAIQRCRSSNRLCRVSIVVKRCLDLDLRISVSDTGDMIDLSEFQVLGNHEFCGLWDGVLSIATTDVHEKEIYNYRVDAFQTTSASKFVRLPSTLKKSVEFRQVLWYFPPCWFFVNFGNCVLGNEWLFNLSGTDVSLTTKDDKDICVAWMMQFCRKMLILKIPSITVELIVEHMVGSTSSDTLVLASEGVTLPLSTSNIERLSLGMEDYVFKHRNSTDMGCWRCYPNRENLKIGTGLAYEMENLPNDNQMVEAVIVVATVPDYSESDCSLDSVAKVLYFENFVPCSMPTALLGSLARINWKDYGLAIKSHLVDDHGDAVIEWENLQPFTTVELALHCYHKKVKKLGTHKKRLPERSLVKNAMKLSLDDLKAKYPGLFLSPHAVKIKKHVPELSRTIAGLILSSNDDHFTKECAVLLGIQPSDLGKEGRVESCVRERIMSIIEMNDINPRKRGREEANLLFHEGGGNSGDDEGECLYENDYDDASLSQSRT; encoded by the exons ATGGCGTCCTCTTCGACGCAAACTCTGTATCGATTC CTTATCAATTCAGCAATCCAACGGTGCCGATCCAGCAATCGGCTGTGCCGGGTTTCAATCGTCGTCAAGAGATGTCTTGATCTCGACCTAAGGATCTCAG TATCGGATACTGGAGATATGATCGACTTATCAGAGTTTCAAGTTTTGGGCAATCATGAATTCTGCGGTTTATGGG ATGGAGTTCTGTCAATTGCTACAACGG ATGTACATGAAAAAGAGATCTATAATTACCGTGTGGATGCATTTCAAACTACCTCCGCAAGCAAATTTGTAAGATTGCCATCGACATTGAAAAAAAGTGTCGAATTCAGGCAAGTTTTGTGGTATTTCCCTCCATGTTGGTTCTTTGTAAATTTCGGAAACTGTGTTTTGGGCAATGAGTGGCTCTTCAACCTCAGTGGTACAGATGTATCTCTCACCACCAAGGACGACAAAGATATTTGTGTGGCATGGATGATGCAATTTTGCAGGAAG ATGCTCATATTGAAGATCCCG AGCATCACGGTTGAATTGATTGTGGAACACATGGTTGGTTCCACCTCTAGCGATACTTTAGTATTAGCAAGTGAAGGTGTTACCTTACCGTTATCAACTTCCAATATTGAGCGGCTTTCCCTTGGCATGGAAGATTATGTTTTCAAGCACAGAAATTCTACTGATATGGGTTGCTGGAGATGCTATCCGAACAG AGAAAATTTGAAGATTGGAACTGGTCTAGCATATGAGATGGAAAATCTGCCGAATGATAATCAGATGGTAGAGGCGGTAATCGTGGTTGCAACTGTGCCAGATTATTCAGAATCTGATTGCTCACTCGATTCCGTCGCAAAG GTTTTATATTTCGAGAACTTTGTGCCATGCTCAATGCCTACAGCATTATTAGGTTCACTGGCAAGAATCAATTGGAAAGATTATGGCTTGGCTATCAAGTCCCATCTAGTGGATGACCATGGTGACGCGGTGATCGAGTGGGAGAACTTACAGCCATTTACAACTGTGGAGCTTGCGCTCCATTGTTACCATAAAAA AGTTAAGAAATTGGGGACACACAAGAAAAGACTCCCAGAAAGAAGTCTCGTCAAAAATGCAATGAAGCTTTCCCTTGATGATCTAAAGGCAAAATATCCAGGGTTGTTCCTCAGCCCCCACGCTGTCAAG ATAAAGAAGCATGTCCCTGAACTTTCAAGGACAATTGCAGGACtaatactatcatctaatgatGATCATTTCACCAAAGAATGTGCCGTGCTTCTTGGTATCCAGCCTTCAGATCTTGGTAAGGAAGGCAGAGTGGAGTCCTGTGTTAGGGAGAGGATCATGAGCATCATCGAAATGAACGACATCAATccaaggaaaagaggaagagaggaagcaAATCTCCTGTTCCATGAGGGCGGCGGTAACAGTGGAGATGATGAAGGTGAATGCCTCTATGAGAATGATTATGATGACGCCTCTCTGAGTCAATCAAGAACTTGA
- the LOC116265009 gene encoding type 2 DNA topoisomerase 6 subunit B-like isoform X2 — protein MASSSTQTLYRFLINSAIQRCRSSNRLCRVSIVVKRCLDLDLRISVSDTGDMIDLSEFQVLGNHEFCGLWDGVLSIATTDVHEKEIYNYRVDAFQTTSASKFVRLPSTLKKSVEFSGTDVSLTTKDDKDICVAWMMQFCRKMLILKIPSITVELIVEHMVGSTSSDTLVLASEGVTLPLSTSNIERLSLGMEDYVFKHRNSTDMGCWRCYPNRENLKIGTGLAYEMENLPNDNQMVEAVIVVATVPDYSESDCSLDSVAKVLYFENFVPCSMPTALLGSLARINWKDYGLAIKSHLVDDHGDAVIEWENLQPFTTVELALHCYHKKVKKLGTHKKRLPERSLVKNAMKLSLDDLKAKYPGLFLSPHAVKIKKHVPELSRTIAGLILSSNDDHFTKECAVLLGIQPSDLGKEGRVESCVRERIMSIIEMNDINPRKRGREEANLLFHEGGGNSGDDEGECLYENDYDDASLSQSRT, from the exons ATGGCGTCCTCTTCGACGCAAACTCTGTATCGATTC CTTATCAATTCAGCAATCCAACGGTGCCGATCCAGCAATCGGCTGTGCCGGGTTTCAATCGTCGTCAAGAGATGTCTTGATCTCGACCTAAGGATCTCAG TATCGGATACTGGAGATATGATCGACTTATCAGAGTTTCAAGTTTTGGGCAATCATGAATTCTGCGGTTTATGGG ATGGAGTTCTGTCAATTGCTACAACGG ATGTACATGAAAAAGAGATCTATAATTACCGTGTGGATGCATTTCAAACTACCTCCGCAAGCAAATTTGTAAGATTGCCATCGACATTGAAAAAAAGTGTCGAATTCAG TGGTACAGATGTATCTCTCACCACCAAGGACGACAAAGATATTTGTGTGGCATGGATGATGCAATTTTGCAGGAAG ATGCTCATATTGAAGATCCCG AGCATCACGGTTGAATTGATTGTGGAACACATGGTTGGTTCCACCTCTAGCGATACTTTAGTATTAGCAAGTGAAGGTGTTACCTTACCGTTATCAACTTCCAATATTGAGCGGCTTTCCCTTGGCATGGAAGATTATGTTTTCAAGCACAGAAATTCTACTGATATGGGTTGCTGGAGATGCTATCCGAACAG AGAAAATTTGAAGATTGGAACTGGTCTAGCATATGAGATGGAAAATCTGCCGAATGATAATCAGATGGTAGAGGCGGTAATCGTGGTTGCAACTGTGCCAGATTATTCAGAATCTGATTGCTCACTCGATTCCGTCGCAAAG GTTTTATATTTCGAGAACTTTGTGCCATGCTCAATGCCTACAGCATTATTAGGTTCACTGGCAAGAATCAATTGGAAAGATTATGGCTTGGCTATCAAGTCCCATCTAGTGGATGACCATGGTGACGCGGTGATCGAGTGGGAGAACTTACAGCCATTTACAACTGTGGAGCTTGCGCTCCATTGTTACCATAAAAA AGTTAAGAAATTGGGGACACACAAGAAAAGACTCCCAGAAAGAAGTCTCGTCAAAAATGCAATGAAGCTTTCCCTTGATGATCTAAAGGCAAAATATCCAGGGTTGTTCCTCAGCCCCCACGCTGTCAAG ATAAAGAAGCATGTCCCTGAACTTTCAAGGACAATTGCAGGACtaatactatcatctaatgatGATCATTTCACCAAAGAATGTGCCGTGCTTCTTGGTATCCAGCCTTCAGATCTTGGTAAGGAAGGCAGAGTGGAGTCCTGTGTTAGGGAGAGGATCATGAGCATCATCGAAATGAACGACATCAATccaaggaaaagaggaagagaggaagcaAATCTCCTGTTCCATGAGGGCGGCGGTAACAGTGGAGATGATGAAGGTGAATGCCTCTATGAGAATGATTATGATGACGCCTCTCTGAGTCAATCAAGAACTTGA
- the LOC116265009 gene encoding type 2 DNA topoisomerase 6 subunit B-like isoform X3, translated as MASSSTQTLYRFLINSAIQRCRSSNRLCRVSIVVKRCLDLDLRISVSDTGDMIDLSEFQVLGNHEFCGLWDGVLSIATTDVHEKEIYNYRVDAFQTTSASKFVRLPSTLKKSVEFRQVLWYFPPCWFFVNFGNCVLGNEWLFNLSGTDVSLTTKDDKDICVAWMMQFCRKMLILKIPSITVELIVEHMVGSTSSDTLVLASEGVTLPLSTSNIERLSLGMEDYVFKHRNSTDMGCWRCYPNRENLKIGTGLAYEMENLPNDNQMVEAVIVVATVPDYSESDCSLDSVAKIKKHVPELSRTIAGLILSSNDDHFTKECAVLLGIQPSDLGKEGRVESCVRERIMSIIEMNDINPRKRGREEANLLFHEGGGNSGDDEGECLYENDYDDASLSQSRT; from the exons ATGGCGTCCTCTTCGACGCAAACTCTGTATCGATTC CTTATCAATTCAGCAATCCAACGGTGCCGATCCAGCAATCGGCTGTGCCGGGTTTCAATCGTCGTCAAGAGATGTCTTGATCTCGACCTAAGGATCTCAG TATCGGATACTGGAGATATGATCGACTTATCAGAGTTTCAAGTTTTGGGCAATCATGAATTCTGCGGTTTATGGG ATGGAGTTCTGTCAATTGCTACAACGG ATGTACATGAAAAAGAGATCTATAATTACCGTGTGGATGCATTTCAAACTACCTCCGCAAGCAAATTTGTAAGATTGCCATCGACATTGAAAAAAAGTGTCGAATTCAGGCAAGTTTTGTGGTATTTCCCTCCATGTTGGTTCTTTGTAAATTTCGGAAACTGTGTTTTGGGCAATGAGTGGCTCTTCAACCTCAGTGGTACAGATGTATCTCTCACCACCAAGGACGACAAAGATATTTGTGTGGCATGGATGATGCAATTTTGCAGGAAG ATGCTCATATTGAAGATCCCG AGCATCACGGTTGAATTGATTGTGGAACACATGGTTGGTTCCACCTCTAGCGATACTTTAGTATTAGCAAGTGAAGGTGTTACCTTACCGTTATCAACTTCCAATATTGAGCGGCTTTCCCTTGGCATGGAAGATTATGTTTTCAAGCACAGAAATTCTACTGATATGGGTTGCTGGAGATGCTATCCGAACAG AGAAAATTTGAAGATTGGAACTGGTCTAGCATATGAGATGGAAAATCTGCCGAATGATAATCAGATGGTAGAGGCGGTAATCGTGGTTGCAACTGTGCCAGATTATTCAGAATCTGATTGCTCACTCGATTCCGTCGCAAAG ATAAAGAAGCATGTCCCTGAACTTTCAAGGACAATTGCAGGACtaatactatcatctaatgatGATCATTTCACCAAAGAATGTGCCGTGCTTCTTGGTATCCAGCCTTCAGATCTTGGTAAGGAAGGCAGAGTGGAGTCCTGTGTTAGGGAGAGGATCATGAGCATCATCGAAATGAACGACATCAATccaaggaaaagaggaagagaggaagcaAATCTCCTGTTCCATGAGGGCGGCGGTAACAGTGGAGATGATGAAGGTGAATGCCTCTATGAGAATGATTATGATGACGCCTCTCTGAGTCAATCAAGAACTTGA